TCGCAAATTAAATATCAGATTGAGAATACGACTTCGAATTACGACAAGGAAAAATTGAGCGAGCGACTTGCAAAATTATCCGGTGGTGTAGCTGTTATCAATGTCGGGGCGGCAACTGAGGTTGAAATGAATGAAAAAAAGGCGCGGGTAGAAGATGCGTTGCATGCGACGCGTGCTGCTGTTGAGGAAGGAATTGTGCCTGGCGGCGGAGCAGCTTTCATTCGTGCAATCCCCGCTGTGGAAGAGGCGGCAAAAAAAACTGAGGGTGATGAAAAGATAGGCATGCGTATTATTGCTAAGGTGCTTGAGTCTCCGTTGCGTCAGATTGCTTCAAATACCGGCGCAGATGGCTCTGTTGTTGTTGAAGAAATGAAAGGTGTTTCCTCCAACATGGGTTATAATGCGAACGATGGAAAATATGTGGATATGTTTTATGAGGGAATCGTTGATCCGTTAAAAGTGTCACGCGTGGCCTTGCAGAATGCTGCCAGTGTTGCCGGGTTACTTTTGACAACAGAGACCCTGGTCGCTGATTATAAAGAAGAAGAGGAAGAAAAAGAGATAGAAGGTAGTGTTCATTAGTTAATGGGATGATTGTCAAGAATCTGTTTGAGTGAAAAGGCTGCTATGAGTAGCCTTTTTGCGTTTAGACAGATGAGGCGGGATTCTTTTTACTGAAAATTTGAGGATAGTGATTTTTTCAGGGTGTTGAAATCGCTCTTGCTTTTATCAGGTTTTTTATTCTATAATTATTAGGTTATGCGTAGATTGCAGAGAATTCCTAGAGATTGACGGCTTAATTTACTACAGGTATTTATGGAAGAAGATTATTACAAAATACTTGGCGTTGAAAGAAACGCCAGTGCGGAAGAAATAAAAAAGTCTTATCGTAAGATAGCCATGAAATACCACCCTGACAGGAATCCAGGCAATAAGGAGGCAGAACAGGTTTTTAAGAAAGCTGCCGAGGCATATGGCGTATTGAGTGATCAGGAGAAAAGAAAACGATATGACCAATATGGCATTGATGGATTAAAAGGTACTGCCGGTCGTGGTTATGGGTCTTTTGAAGATATTTTTGATGCTTTCGGGGATATTTTCGGTGGAGGAAGCATCTTTGAGGGCTTTTTTGGTAGTGGAAGAGGTCAGGGCAGTGCTGTGCGACGGGGAGCCAGTTTAAAATGTGATATTGAAGTGAATTTTAAGGAAGTTGCTACAGGGGTTGATAAAAAAATAGAATTGTCACGGAAAGAACTTTGTGATGTCTGTCATGGAACGGGTGCGCGTGAGGGTACTCGACCGGTAACCTGCCCATATTGCAGAGGTAAAGGAGAAGTGCAACAATCGCAGGGGTTTTTCACTTTACGTACAACCTGTCCTAAATGTCGTGGGAATGGTCAGGTTATAGAAACGCCCTGCAGGAAATGCGGAGGTTCTAAGCGTTATCCAAAAAGGTCAACGATATCGGTGCATATTCCGGCAGGGATTGAGGATAATACGCGTTTGAGATTAACAGGTCAAGGAGAGCCGGGAGAACGGGGAGCTCCTCCCGGGGATTTGTATTGTGATATTCATGTTAAGCCTCATCCGATCTTTAAGAGGCATGGGGATGATGTTTTGTGTGAGGTTCCCGTTTCCTTCGCACAGGCAGTATTGGGAAGCACTATTGATGTTCCAACGCTCACGGGAAGTGTTGTGCAGGTGAAAATACCCAAGGGGACACAAAATAACGAAATTGTTCCCCTTCGTGGCGAAGGATTTCCCAATGTGCATGGCCGTGGAAAGGGGAATCTTTTGGTGCAGGTACATGTAGAAGTACCGACAAAGATAGATTCACGCCAGGAGGCCTTGTTGAGAGAATTTGCAGAATTAGAGAAAGCGAATGTTTCTCCTCGTCAAAAGAAATTTTTTGAAAAAATGAAAAATTTTTTTGAGTAACGCTTTACGGAAAAAACCTTTTCATAAGGTATTGCAGAGCGAAATCCGTATAAAGGTATGATGCTGGTTTTAGTATGCAGGAGTACAGATTATTTTCAGAAGGAAGGAGCGAAACACTAAATTATGCCAACATATGATTATAGGTGTGATGGATGTGGTCATTCATTTGAGCTGTTTCAGTCAATTACTGCGGATCCGATAAAAAAGTGCTCTGCCTGCGGGGAAATGAAAGCTCGGAGAATAATAGGCACAGGTGGTGCGATTATTTTTAAGGGATCAGGTTTTTATCAGACAGATTATAGAAGTGAGGAGTACAAATCGCGGGCGAAGAAGGAATGCGATTCCGCCAGGCCTGAATCTCCCGTAAAAGAGACAAAAACGAATACTGGTACGGAAGCAAAAACAGAGGCAAAGCCAGAAGCCTCATAGATATTATCGCTGCGAATATGCGGAAATAAAAAAGTTGTTTTGTAAAAAGAAATTTTTTATGGAAATAACCAATGCAGAGAAGCAATTGTCCTATCTGTAAAAAAGAATTGGTGTATCGGCATTTCAAAGACATACCTTATTATCCCTTTTGTGGTGAACGGTGCAAGCTTATTGACCTTGGTTCGTGGATGGATGGGAGTTATTGTATTGAAGAACCTATGAGCGCTGAGGACTTGTTTACCAGGAAAGACAGGGGAGGCACAGATGGGGCAGATTGAGGGCATGAAGATTAATTATCGTGATATTTTTCTTGCCTTTAAGATGGCCTTCGATCCTAAGAAACTATTTCTTGGGTATCTGGGTCTTTTGGTAAGTCTGGCTTGGTCTATGGTCGTGCTAGCGGTATCTAACGGTTTGAAACTGGTGGAAGTTACGCCGTTTATTTTCATCAAAATTCTCTTGTCTTCGGTGAGAGAAGGAACGCCTGTACTGATAAAAAATGTATTATTAGCCATTTCACCCCTGGATATCGGAGAAGTACTTGTTTCATTAATACTTGTTTTAGGTCTTTTGGCTCTATGGTCAGTGGTTGGTGGAGCTCTTACGCGAATTGCCGTGCTGGACTATGCGAGAGATGTGAATCTATCTCTCAGAGAGGCGCTGAAATTCGCCCGAAGAAAATTCTGGACTTATTTTTGGTCGCCGATGGTTCCTTTCGTCGGTGTTTTGTTCTTTGCCTTATGCAACATAATTCTCGGTTTGGTCGGACGAGTTCCTGTTTTCGGAGAGGTCATAGTGGCATTGGGTTTTCCCGTTGCGTTACTCTCCGGTATACTCATCTTTTTTGTCGGCGTGATTGGTATGCTCGGGATATGTTTTATGTTTCCCACAATCAGCGCTGAGGGGTCGGATGCCTTTGATGCGATGAGCCGTGCCTACAGCTATGTGCTTTCACGGCCAAAGCAGTATTTTTTCTATTTCTTCATTAAAATGCTGTATGGACTGTCTTGTTTTGTGATAATTGCTTTTGTTGCGTGGCTTGTAATGCAAATGACTTTTTGCACATTGGGTATCGGCATGGGGGAATCCTTTGATGCTGTTCTTTCCTTTATTGCAGAAAAATGTAATGTTGCCTGCCTTGGGTTTTGTAGTACCGCTTCATCAGGAGGAAAGGAAATGGCTGTTGTTCTTGATCGGTGGCCGTTGAAATTTCTGGCTTATGTGTTAATAGGATATATCTTTTTGATTAAACTCCTTGTTTGGAATTTTGCAGTAACATACATATTTTCCGCAAAGACAATCATCTATTTTCTTTTGAGAAAAGATATCGATAGTACGGATGTTGCCGATGTATATGTGGAAAAGGCAATGCCAGTTGTGCAAATATCTGCTAACGAAGGCGTGGAATCCCTTCGATAAAGAACGAAAGAAAATCCTTCAGGCATAGGCTCCTGATAAATAGTAAGCAGATCAATTTTCATTTCATTTTGGGCATCAGTAAGGATATGAACATACCGGTAGTTACCATTGTAGGCAGACCGAATGTAGGGAAATCTGCACTCTTTAATCGATTTGCTCAACGTCGCATCTCTATTGTGGAATTTACCAGCGGTGTTACAAGAGATCGTATTTGTACAGAGATACAGCACAACCAGTATGTGTTTGAGTTGATTGACACAGGAGGAATCGGCGTAGAAGATATTGATGGTCTTACGGCAGACATAGAGGCACAAATAGAAATTGCACTTTGCAAAGCAGACGTAATTCTTTTTGTCGTGGATGTCCGGGAGGAAGTTACGCCTTTAGATGTATTGATTGCAAGCAAATTACGGCCTTTGAACAAAAAGATAATCCTTGTGGCAAATAAGGTAGATGTGCCGAAATTGGAATATCAAACAGCAGCTTTTAATAAATTGGGGTTTGGGGAAGCCCATCCCGTTTCCGCCCTTGAAGGATTCGGGAGGTCAGATTTACTGGATAAGATTGTTTCTTTATTGCCTCCTCCAAACGAAAGTTCCAAAACTGATGAGTCTATTATGAAACTGGCATTTGTAGGCAAGCGTAATGCAGGGAAGTCTACACTTATCAATACACTGGCAAAGGAATACCGTGTAATTGTAAGTGACGTGCCGGGCACCACAAGAGATTCTGTTGACGTTCGATTTCAGTTGGACACTAAACAATTCCTTGCTATTGATACGGCAGGAGTGAGGAAAAAGAGACAAGTCAAGGATTCTATCGAGTTCTATAGTATGGCGCGCGCTGAACGTTCCATTCGTAGAGCAGATGTAGTACTGTTTTTGATTGATGCTGCGTTAAAAGTATCTGAAGTGGATAAAAAATTGGGAGACTATATTACCTCACAGAAAAAACCTTGTATTATTGTCCTGAATAAATGGGACCTGGTTTCCGGAATTGAAACAGAAAAGTACCATGATTATCTAACTCGATGCTTGCCCGGTCTTTCCTTTGTGCCTATTTCCTTTATCAGCGCAAAGAATAACGAGCATGTTGTCGAGATGATACATTTAGCGTTGGAATTGTATGGGCAGGCAAACACGAGGGTTACGACTTCGGAGATAAATAAGGTACTAGAAGAGGCCTTGTCGTTGCGACGTCCCACAAAGAAGAAATCTAAATCACCAAAAATTTATTACGCGACTCAAACAGGTATAGCTCCTCCTACGTTCGTTATTTTTGTCAATGATCCAAAACTTTTTGATAGTAATTATGAACGTTTTCTTT
The Candidatus Brocadiaceae bacterium DNA segment above includes these coding regions:
- a CDS encoding DNA gyrase inhibitor YacG; translation: MQRSNCPICKKELVYRHFKDIPYYPFCGERCKLIDLGSWMDGSYCIEEPMSAEDLFTRKDRGGTDGAD
- a CDS encoding zinc ribbon domain-containing protein; this translates as MPTYDYRCDGCGHSFELFQSITADPIKKCSACGEMKARRIIGTGGAIIFKGSGFYQTDYRSEEYKSRAKKECDSARPESPVKETKTNTGTEAKTEAKPEAS
- the dnaJ gene encoding molecular chaperone DnaJ — its product is MEEDYYKILGVERNASAEEIKKSYRKIAMKYHPDRNPGNKEAEQVFKKAAEAYGVLSDQEKRKRYDQYGIDGLKGTAGRGYGSFEDIFDAFGDIFGGGSIFEGFFGSGRGQGSAVRRGASLKCDIEVNFKEVATGVDKKIELSRKELCDVCHGTGAREGTRPVTCPYCRGKGEVQQSQGFFTLRTTCPKCRGNGQVIETPCRKCGGSKRYPKRSTISVHIPAGIEDNTRLRLTGQGEPGERGAPPGDLYCDIHVKPHPIFKRHGDDVLCEVPVSFAQAVLGSTIDVPTLTGSVVQVKIPKGTQNNEIVPLRGEGFPNVHGRGKGNLLVQVHVEVPTKIDSRQEALLREFAELEKANVSPRQKKFFEKMKNFFE
- the der gene encoding ribosome biogenesis GTPase Der, giving the protein MNIPVVTIVGRPNVGKSALFNRFAQRRISIVEFTSGVTRDRICTEIQHNQYVFELIDTGGIGVEDIDGLTADIEAQIEIALCKADVILFVVDVREEVTPLDVLIASKLRPLNKKIILVANKVDVPKLEYQTAAFNKLGFGEAHPVSALEGFGRSDLLDKIVSLLPPPNESSKTDESIMKLAFVGKRNAGKSTLINTLAKEYRVIVSDVPGTTRDSVDVRFQLDTKQFLAIDTAGVRKKRQVKDSIEFYSMARAERSIRRADVVLFLIDAALKVSEVDKKLGDYITSQKKPCIIVLNKWDLVSGIETEKYHDYLTRCLPGLSFVPISFISAKNNEHVVEMIHLALELYGQANTRVTTSEINKVLEEALSLRRPTKKKSKSPKIYYATQTGIAPPTFVIFVNDPKLFDSNYERFLFNQFRNKLPFAEVPLKFHFRPRTRVPLNHA